The following are encoded in a window of Halorarum salinum genomic DNA:
- the fen gene encoding flap endonuclease-1 — MGNADLRALAAIEEVSFDEVGGSVAVDAHNWLYRYLTTTVKFTADGAYTTADGEEVANLIGIVQGLPKFLEHDLTPAFVFDGGVTDLKADEVAKRREAREKAEELRQAAEDRGDAVEAARLEARTQRLTDTIHETSRELLRRLDVPVIEAPAEGEAQCAYMNRVGDVDYTGSEDYDVLLFGGPRTLRKLTSSGDPELMDLEATLADLDVSYEQLVDVAMLCGTDFNEGVPGIGPKTALKAVKEHGDLFAVLEARGAEIAYAERVREFFFDPPTTDEYDLDATVDPDVAAAREYVVEEWEVPAEEVERGFERIEESLTQTGLDEWT, encoded by the coding sequence ATGGGAAACGCAGACCTCCGCGCGCTCGCGGCGATCGAGGAGGTGTCGTTCGACGAGGTGGGCGGCAGCGTCGCCGTCGACGCGCACAACTGGCTCTACCGCTATCTCACCACGACGGTGAAGTTCACCGCCGACGGAGCGTACACGACCGCCGACGGCGAGGAGGTGGCCAACCTCATCGGCATCGTCCAGGGGCTCCCGAAGTTCCTCGAGCACGACCTCACGCCGGCGTTCGTCTTCGACGGGGGCGTCACGGACCTCAAAGCCGACGAGGTGGCGAAGCGTCGCGAGGCGCGCGAGAAGGCCGAGGAGCTGCGGCAGGCGGCCGAGGACCGCGGGGACGCCGTCGAGGCGGCGCGGCTGGAGGCCCGCACCCAGCGGCTCACCGACACCATCCACGAGACGTCCCGCGAGCTGCTACGCCGGCTCGACGTCCCCGTCATCGAGGCGCCCGCGGAGGGCGAGGCCCAGTGCGCGTACATGAACCGCGTCGGCGACGTCGACTACACGGGCAGCGAGGACTACGACGTGCTGCTGTTCGGCGGGCCCCGGACCCTCCGGAAGCTCACCTCGTCGGGCGACCCCGAACTGATGGACCTGGAGGCGACCCTGGCGGACCTCGACGTGAGCTACGAGCAGCTCGTGGACGTCGCGATGCTCTGCGGGACGGACTTCAACGAGGGGGTCCCCGGCATCGGCCCGAAGACGGCGCTGAAGGCCGTGAAGGAGCACGGCGATCTGTTCGCGGTGCTCGAGGCGCGCGGCGCGGAGATCGCATACGCCGAGCGGGTCAGGGAGTTCTTCTTCGACCCGCCGACGACCGACGAGTACGACCTGGACGCGACGGTCGACCCGGACGTGGCCGCCGCCCGCGAGTACGTCGTCGAGGAGTGGGAGGTGCCCGCAGAGGAGGTGGAACGCGGCTTCGAGCGCATCGAGGAGTCGCTGACCCAGACCGGCCTGGACGAGTGGACCTGA
- a CDS encoding GNAT family N-acetyltransferase, with protein sequence METPAAPRLLGWPPDGPTLRLDYRRYAYAGKFVVSSTGKAVIAPEGWEPVAEETRGVGAAEGADAAEEVDAAEEATGTRGNRVDGASMEDGLLAAASFDEDRTDPGTLRLRYVTVRDDRRGEGHGPRLCAFVCTRAADRGYERVRIAVNNPYAFEALSRAGFAFTGEETGLAELVLERPAERVAPRDADRYRAGLDAFADRGDLTDGERAFLRERRGRGPPDRTAAE encoded by the coding sequence ATGGAGACTCCCGCGGCGCCGCGCCTGCTCGGGTGGCCCCCGGACGGCCCGACGCTCAGGCTCGACTACCGGCGGTACGCCTACGCGGGGAAGTTCGTCGTGTCGAGCACCGGGAAGGCGGTCATCGCGCCCGAGGGCTGGGAGCCCGTCGCCGAGGAAACCCGGGGAGTCGGAGCAGCCGAGGGAGCCGATGCCGCCGAGGAGGTCGACGCGGCCGAGGAGGCGACGGGGACGCGGGGGAACCGGGTGGACGGGGCGTCGATGGAGGACGGGTTACTCGCCGCCGCCTCGTTCGACGAGGACCGGACCGACCCCGGGACGCTTCGGCTCCGGTACGTCACCGTCAGGGACGACCGCCGCGGCGAGGGACACGGGCCGCGGCTGTGCGCGTTCGTCTGCACGCGGGCGGCCGACCGGGGGTACGAGCGGGTTCGGATCGCCGTGAACAACCCGTACGCCTTCGAGGCGCTCTCCAGGGCCGGCTTCGCGTTCACGGGGGAGGAGACCGGTCTCGCGGAACTGGTGCTCGAGCGGCCCGCCGAACGCGTGGCCCCGCGGGACGCCGACCGGTACCGCGCCGGACTGGACGCCTTCGCGGACAGGGGGGACCTCACCGACGGGGAGCGGGCGTTCCTCCGCGAGCGGCGCGGGCGCGGGCCGCCGGACCGGACCGCCGCGGAGTGA
- a CDS encoding class I SAM-dependent methyltransferase: MFGPGDVRFFDAVAALYDRTMPAASTTDLQAGLAFAHRPLERVLDVGGGTGRAARALRPRGLEPTVVDFSGGMLARARAVGHPAIRADAGRLPVRDDAVDAVVVADALHHFPSPEAAVAECTRALGPGGVLVLREFDPTTRRGRALVALEHLAGMDSRFFAPAELIELLADEGLRSYLVQPGFGYTVVGVKPTDGDG; the protein is encoded by the coding sequence ATGTTCGGCCCCGGCGACGTCCGCTTCTTCGACGCGGTCGCTGCGCTGTACGACCGCACGATGCCCGCGGCCAGCACGACCGACCTGCAGGCCGGACTCGCGTTCGCCCACCGGCCGCTCGAGCGCGTCCTCGACGTCGGCGGCGGGACGGGGCGGGCCGCCAGGGCGCTCCGGCCGCGCGGCCTCGAGCCGACGGTCGTGGACTTCTCCGGGGGCATGCTCGCCCGCGCGCGCGCCGTTGGCCACCCGGCCATCCGCGCCGACGCCGGACGGCTCCCCGTCCGCGACGACGCCGTCGACGCCGTCGTCGTCGCCGACGCGCTCCACCACTTCCCGTCGCCCGAGGCGGCCGTCGCCGAGTGCACCCGCGCCCTCGGCCCGGGCGGGGTGCTCGTCCTCCGCGAGTTCGACCCGACGACCCGGCGCGGCCGCGCGCTGGTCGCGCTGGAGCACCTCGCGGGCATGGATTCGCGCTTCTTCGCTCCGGCCGAGTTGATCGAACTGCTCGCCGACGAGGGCCTCAGGAGCTACCTCGTCCAGCCCGGCTTCGGGTACACCGTCGTCGGCGTGAAGCCGACCGACGGCGATGGGTAG
- a CDS encoding DUF3054 domain-containing protein: MAVADFLDRRVDAGALPLVLGDVLVILAFIYAGSTRHQSVAFPPAGAQDLVTLLVIAAPFLVGWAIAAPLVGAYSAGAVESAKASVPLTIRSWIPAAVIGLALRATPWVEGGVALAFALVMLVVGSVSLAVWRVVAARFV, encoded by the coding sequence ATGGCAGTCGCCGACTTCCTCGATCGCCGGGTCGACGCGGGGGCGCTCCCGCTGGTACTCGGGGACGTGCTGGTCATCCTGGCGTTCATCTACGCGGGATCGACCCGTCACCAGTCAGTCGCCTTCCCGCCCGCGGGGGCCCAGGACCTCGTCACGCTGCTCGTCATCGCCGCGCCGTTCCTCGTCGGGTGGGCCATCGCCGCGCCGCTCGTCGGCGCCTACTCCGCGGGCGCAGTCGAGTCCGCGAAGGCGTCCGTGCCGCTCACGATCCGCTCGTGGATTCCCGCCGCGGTCATCGGGCTTGCGCTCCGGGCCACGCCCTGGGTCGAGGGCGGGGTCGCGCTGGCGTTCGCTCTCGTGATGCTCGTCGTCGGCAGCGTCTCGCTGGCCGTCTGGCGGGTCGTGGCCGCACGGTTCGTCTGA
- a CDS encoding FAD-binding oxidoreductase gives MAVKDPIDDAEHETLARGIHGEVLRPGDDAYDEARTIWNAMIDRKPAVIVRPTGAADVITAVDFARESDLPLAVKGGGHNVAGNAVCDDGLMIDLSLMSSVRVNPAAQTARVGPGATMADLDHETQAFGLATPGGVISTTGVAGLTLGGGIGWLSRKYGLAIDNLGSVDVVTADGRGVTASEDENADLFWAVRGGGGNFGIVTSFEFDLHEVGHEVLFGPIVHPYEDAPDVLAHYREFTRNAPRECGVWVNSVAAPPLPFLPDDVHGTTVLILVPFYAGDLREGETVLAPLREHGDPIADAVAPTRYTEAQSMLDDLYAEGARNYWKAPNFTELTEETIDTVTEHADRFPTPYSEILIHQVGGAVNDVGPNATAYPHRDVEFIVTVAARWEDSAKDDECIAWVRECHDALAEGATGGTYANFEGDRQGREENVYDENYARLAELKAKYDPENVFRLNQNVKPAD, from the coding sequence ATGGCAGTCAAAGATCCGATAGACGACGCGGAACACGAAACGCTCGCTCGGGGGATCCACGGCGAGGTACTCCGGCCTGGAGACGACGCCTACGACGAGGCTCGGACGATCTGGAACGCGATGATCGACCGGAAACCGGCGGTCATCGTTCGTCCCACCGGAGCGGCCGACGTGATCACTGCGGTCGATTTCGCCCGTGAATCCGATCTCCCCCTCGCCGTCAAAGGTGGCGGCCACAACGTCGCCGGCAACGCCGTCTGTGATGACGGCCTCATGATCGACCTGTCCCTGATGTCGTCAGTGCGGGTCAATCCCGCAGCGCAAACTGCTCGCGTTGGGCCCGGGGCGACCATGGCCGACCTCGACCACGAAACGCAGGCCTTCGGCCTCGCCACGCCCGGTGGCGTCATCTCGACCACGGGCGTCGCGGGCCTTACGCTCGGGGGAGGGATCGGCTGGCTCAGCCGCAAATACGGCCTGGCGATCGACAATCTGGGATCGGTCGACGTCGTCACTGCGGACGGGAGGGGAGTAACGGCAAGCGAAGACGAGAACGCGGACCTCTTCTGGGCGGTCCGCGGCGGGGGTGGCAACTTCGGGATCGTCACGTCGTTCGAATTCGACCTCCACGAGGTCGGCCACGAAGTGCTCTTCGGCCCGATCGTCCACCCGTACGAGGACGCCCCCGACGTCCTCGCCCATTACCGGGAGTTCACCCGGAACGCACCACGAGAATGCGGCGTCTGGGTGAACAGCGTGGCGGCGCCGCCGCTCCCGTTCCTCCCGGACGACGTTCACGGCACCACGGTCCTGATACTCGTCCCGTTCTACGCCGGCGACCTGAGGGAGGGTGAGACGGTGCTCGCACCGCTCCGTGAACACGGCGATCCCATCGCCGACGCCGTGGCGCCGACCCGCTATACGGAGGCTCAAAGCATGCTGGATGACCTGTACGCGGAGGGGGCCCGGAACTACTGGAAGGCGCCGAACTTCACGGAACTCACCGAGGAGACGATCGATACCGTCACCGAACACGCTGACCGATTCCCGACACCGTACTCCGAAATCCTCATCCACCAGGTCGGAGGCGCCGTCAACGACGTCGGGCCGAACGCGACCGCATATCCGCATCGAGACGTGGAGTTCATCGTGACCGTTGCCGCGCGCTGGGAGGATTCGGCGAAGGACGACGAGTGCATCGCTTGGGTGCGAGAGTGCCACGACGCTCTCGCCGAAGGTGCGACCGGCGGGACGTATGCGAACTTCGAGGGCGACCGCCAGGGCCGTGAGGAGAACGTCTACGACGAGAACTACGCTCGGCTCGCCGAGCTGAAAGCCAAGTACGACCCCGAGAACGTCTTCCGGCTGAATCAAAACGTGAAACCGGCGGACTAG
- a CDS encoding MFS transporter: MNRNDRSIVALVMLAHGMVHTYELSIPIFIPVWLDAFDVVSLGPVELAVTSASLGVLVTVGYGLFGLGALPGGILVDRVGSRRLIVACLVGMAAAFLLLGAAPGLVAVTLAMVVWGVSASVYHPAGLALISKGVEERGSGFAFHGIAGNVGIGLGPLLTAVLLLFFDWRLVAAVLAVPALVAAAYATTASFDETAAVETATDGGGSKASSGVESLGEFRRESAKLFTGAFALVFLVVMCSGLYYRGILTFMPDLLDGIPAFRPVPVSSVVPAGVLETLGIEGVGDRRVRPGDYFYAGLLMVGVLGQYVGGKLTDRIPVEHGIAGGFGLLAVLAVLFLPAANAGLAALLVLGFVLGAALFVVQPFYQATVAEYTPAGTRGLSYGFTYLGVFGVGALGGTVAGVVLQYANPPTLFGILACFAVVASGIGVYLSRR; this comes from the coding sequence GTGAACCGAAACGACCGCTCGATCGTCGCGCTCGTGATGCTGGCCCACGGGATGGTCCACACCTACGAACTGTCGATCCCCATCTTCATCCCCGTCTGGCTGGACGCCTTCGACGTCGTCAGCCTCGGGCCGGTCGAGCTGGCGGTCACCTCCGCGTCGCTCGGCGTCCTCGTCACGGTCGGCTACGGCCTGTTCGGCCTCGGCGCGCTCCCCGGGGGAATCCTCGTCGACCGCGTCGGCTCGCGCCGGCTCATCGTCGCCTGCCTCGTCGGGATGGCGGCCGCCTTCCTCCTGCTCGGGGCCGCGCCGGGGCTCGTCGCCGTGACGCTCGCGATGGTCGTCTGGGGCGTCTCCGCGTCCGTGTACCACCCGGCCGGGCTGGCGCTCATCTCGAAGGGCGTCGAGGAGCGCGGCTCCGGGTTCGCCTTCCACGGCATCGCGGGCAACGTCGGCATCGGCCTCGGGCCGCTCCTCACCGCGGTCCTCCTGCTGTTCTTCGACTGGCGGCTCGTCGCGGCCGTGCTCGCCGTCCCCGCGCTCGTCGCCGCCGCGTACGCGACGACCGCCAGCTTCGACGAGACCGCGGCGGTCGAGACCGCAACCGACGGCGGGGGATCGAAGGCCTCCTCGGGCGTCGAGTCGCTCGGGGAGTTCCGACGCGAGAGCGCGAAACTGTTCACCGGCGCGTTCGCGCTCGTGTTCCTCGTCGTGATGTGCTCCGGACTGTACTACCGCGGCATCCTCACGTTCATGCCGGATCTGCTCGACGGCATCCCGGCGTTCCGGCCGGTGCCGGTCTCGTCGGTCGTCCCGGCGGGCGTGCTGGAGACGCTCGGCATCGAAGGGGTCGGCGACCGGCGGGTCCGCCCGGGCGACTACTTCTACGCGGGGCTGTTGATGGTCGGCGTCCTCGGCCAGTACGTCGGAGGGAAGCTCACCGATCGCATCCCCGTCGAGCACGGCATCGCCGGCGGCTTCGGCCTGCTTGCCGTGCTCGCGGTGCTGTTCCTCCCGGCCGCGAACGCCGGGCTCGCCGCCCTGCTCGTCCTCGGGTTCGTCCTCGGCGCCGCGCTGTTCGTCGTCCAGCCGTTCTACCAGGCGACCGTCGCGGAGTACACCCCGGCGGGCACGCGCGGCCTCTCGTACGGCTTCACCTACCTCGGCGTGTTCGGCGTCGGCGCGCTCGGCGGCACCGTCGCCGGCGTGGTCCTCCAGTACGCGAACCCGCCGACGCTGTTCGGCATCCTCGCCTGCTTCGCCGTCGTCGCGTCGGGCATCGGCGTCTACCTCTCCCGGCGCTGA
- a CDS encoding DUF5785 family protein — protein sequence MSAQDWPHDPDGEEGSEGRRKYGHAVLVKKIDEEDDFPLRAGDYVERFGNHPVRLDADTVVSVSDVFATIDEDATYDDIVTFHKAVGAAMREQGYWTYEGPDAFAR from the coding sequence ATGAGCGCGCAGGACTGGCCGCACGACCCGGACGGCGAGGAGGGAAGCGAGGGACGCCGCAAGTACGGACACGCGGTGCTGGTGAAGAAGATCGACGAGGAGGACGACTTCCCGCTCCGGGCGGGCGACTACGTCGAGCGGTTCGGGAACCACCCCGTCAGGCTCGACGCCGACACCGTCGTCTCCGTCTCGGACGTCTTCGCGACCATCGACGAGGACGCGACGTACGACGACATCGTCACGTTCCACAAGGCGGTCGGCGCGGCCATGCGCGAACAGGGGTACTGGACGTACGAGGGGCCGGACGCGTTCGCCCGGTAG
- a CDS encoding trimeric intracellular cation channel family protein → MNTIGLVAFALVGSSKAIREEFDLFGITIVGLAMAFAGGATRDLLVTRVPLALQSPIEIGLGLLGVGLAITLSVVLSSPETHPVALVSDAIGLAAFATTGAIVATEAGVSAFGIVAVATINAVGGGAFADVLLDRSPFILFEDFYASCAVLGGGAYWLAGSFGATGSTAAGVCAVVTVATRLAAVTYDWNLPTVQSLGPLSDRFDCE, encoded by the coding sequence ATGAACACGATCGGCTTGGTCGCGTTCGCACTCGTCGGATCATCGAAGGCGATCCGTGAGGAATTCGACTTGTTCGGGATCACCATCGTTGGGCTGGCAATGGCGTTTGCCGGTGGAGCGACGCGCGATCTCCTCGTGACACGAGTTCCGTTAGCACTCCAGTCGCCGATCGAAATCGGTCTGGGGCTACTCGGAGTTGGCTTAGCGATCACGCTGAGCGTCGTCCTGTCGTCTCCAGAAACACATCCGGTCGCTCTCGTCTCGGATGCCATCGGGCTTGCCGCCTTCGCTACGACTGGTGCCATCGTAGCGACTGAAGCGGGTGTTTCAGCGTTCGGTATCGTCGCAGTAGCAACGATCAACGCCGTAGGCGGTGGTGCGTTCGCGGATGTTCTTCTCGATCGATCCCCGTTCATCCTCTTCGAGGATTTCTATGCGAGTTGTGCGGTCCTCGGCGGAGGTGCGTACTGGCTAGCGGGATCGTTCGGAGCTACCGGGAGTACGGCTGCTGGGGTGTGTGCGGTAGTGACCGTTGCGACTCGGTTAGCTGCGGTTACGTACGACTGGAATCTCCCGACAGTGCAGAGTTTAGGACCACTAAGCGATCGGTTCGATTGCGAATAA
- the udk gene encoding uridine kinase, with protein sequence MTYPSFVVGIAGGTGAGKTTVSRLITENVADAVTRIPLDNYYRDLSHMDLEERAEVNYDHPDAFEWSLLRDHLGMLLSGQSVEMPQYDFEVHNRAEETVTVEPTDVIVLEGILALYDDEINDMLDLRLYVETDADVRILRRIERDVIDRGRNLEGVIDQYLSTVKPMHEQFIEPTKKHADLIIPEGANSMAVNLLEERLRNEVNGDATRTWERGALEKHVTGARPARE encoded by the coding sequence ATGACGTACCCCTCGTTCGTCGTCGGCATCGCCGGGGGCACCGGTGCCGGCAAGACGACCGTCTCGCGGCTCATCACCGAGAACGTCGCGGACGCGGTGACGCGGATCCCGCTCGACAACTACTACCGGGACCTCTCGCACATGGACCTCGAGGAGCGGGCGGAGGTCAACTACGACCACCCCGACGCGTTCGAGTGGTCGCTCCTCCGCGACCACCTCGGGATGCTGCTCTCGGGCCAGTCGGTCGAGATGCCCCAGTACGACTTCGAGGTGCACAACCGCGCCGAGGAGACGGTGACGGTGGAGCCGACGGACGTCATCGTCCTCGAGGGCATCCTCGCGCTGTACGACGACGAGATCAACGACATGCTCGACCTGCGCCTCTACGTCGAGACCGACGCCGACGTGCGCATCCTCCGGCGCATCGAGCGCGACGTGATCGATCGGGGGCGGAACCTGGAGGGCGTCATCGACCAGTACCTCTCGACGGTGAAGCCGATGCACGAGCAGTTCATCGAGCCGACCAAGAAGCACGCCGACCTCATCATCCCCGAGGGGGCGAACTCGATGGCGGTGAACCTGCTGGAGGAGCGCCTCCGGAACGAGGTGAACGGCGACGCGACGCGGACGTGGGAGCGTGGCGCGCTCGAGAAGCACGTGACCGGCGCGCGGCCGGCACGGGAGTAG
- a CDS encoding ABC transporter substrate-binding protein, with amino-acid sequence MVRDIDRRDVLKSVGGAGVVGLAGCITQDGNGSGNGGGNGGGEDTPGGEETDATDDGSGDSSRTLNHGVLMPVTGDLASLGGPIRDGAILPAAVLEGEDIPFEIDVQEEDSQTDPQAGVQAASSFASAGVPSVTGAASSAVSLQVYQQTFIPNGIVGCSPASTSPAITGLDDDNLIFRTCPSDALQGQVMAQVGSEEIGGSTASVMYVNNDYGQALNDSFVSSFEDEYGGTVQAEVAFEPEQASYTSPLSDAMGDGPEMLIVIGYPASGIQIFRDFYADYGTDTDIMVTDGLRDSTLPDEVGNDMTNVYGTSPLAQGPGTDAFNQQYEDEYDRTPGVFNAQAYDATAVCLLANAAAGENDGDAIKEQMQAVANPNDGTEITPENLAEGFRLVAEGESVYYQGASSSVDFDENGDMTAVTYEYFRFNTDEDDNIETVSTVEFEA; translated from the coding sequence ATGGTGCGTGATATCGACCGTCGAGACGTGCTGAAGAGCGTCGGAGGCGCCGGCGTGGTCGGCCTCGCTGGCTGTATTACACAGGACGGAAACGGTAGCGGGAACGGCGGCGGAAACGGCGGCGGCGAGGACACCCCCGGAGGGGAGGAGACGGACGCCACGGACGACGGGTCCGGCGACTCCTCGCGGACACTCAACCACGGCGTGTTGATGCCGGTCACGGGCGACCTCGCGTCGCTGGGCGGCCCGATCCGCGACGGCGCCATCCTCCCCGCGGCGGTGCTCGAGGGCGAGGACATCCCGTTCGAGATCGACGTCCAGGAGGAGGACTCCCAGACGGACCCCCAGGCGGGCGTCCAGGCGGCGAGTTCGTTCGCGAGCGCCGGCGTCCCGTCGGTGACGGGGGCCGCTTCCTCCGCGGTGAGCCTGCAGGTGTACCAGCAGACGTTCATCCCGAACGGCATCGTCGGCTGTTCGCCGGCGTCGACCTCGCCGGCGATCACCGGCCTCGACGACGACAACCTCATCTTCCGGACCTGCCCGTCGGACGCCCTGCAGGGCCAGGTGATGGCCCAGGTCGGCAGCGAGGAGATCGGCGGCTCGACCGCCTCGGTGATGTACGTCAACAACGACTACGGCCAGGCGCTGAACGACTCGTTCGTCAGCTCCTTCGAGGACGAGTACGGCGGCACGGTGCAGGCGGAGGTCGCGTTCGAACCCGAGCAGGCGTCGTACACGTCGCCGCTGTCGGATGCGATGGGTGACGGCCCGGAGATGCTGATCGTCATCGGCTACCCGGCGTCTGGCATCCAGATCTTCCGCGACTTCTACGCGGACTACGGCACCGACACAGACATCATGGTGACCGACGGCCTGCGCGACTCGACGCTCCCTGACGAGGTCGGCAACGACATGACGAACGTCTACGGGACGTCCCCGCTCGCCCAGGGCCCCGGAACGGACGCGTTCAACCAGCAGTACGAGGACGAGTACGACCGCACGCCCGGCGTGTTCAACGCGCAGGCGTACGACGCGACCGCCGTCTGCCTGCTCGCGAACGCCGCCGCCGGCGAGAACGACGGCGACGCCATCAAGGAGCAGATGCAGGCCGTGGCGAACCCGAACGACGGGACCGAGATCACCCCCGAGAACCTCGCGGAGGGGTTCCGGCTCGTGGCCGAGGGCGAGTCCGTCTACTACCAGGGCGCCTCCTCGAGCGTCGACTTCGACGAGAACGGCGACATGACCGCCGTGACCTACGAGTACTTCCGGTTCAACACGGACGAGGACGACAACATCGAGACCGTCAGCACCGTCGAATTCGAGGCGTAA